A genomic stretch from Echeneis naucrates chromosome 6, fEcheNa1.1, whole genome shotgun sequence includes:
- the eny2 gene encoding transcription and mRNA export factor ENY2, with product MSRESRMRATINQRLTEKGERERLKELLRVKLTECGWKDQMKAHCKEVIKDKGLEHITVEDLVVEITPKGRALVPDSVKKELLQRIRAFLAQHAT from the exons ATGAGCAGGGAGTCCAGGATGAGGGCCACCATAAATCAGAGGCTGACAGAGAAGGGCGAACGGGAGAG acTGAAGGAGTTACTGAGAGTTAAACTCACTGAGTGCGGATGGAAGGACCAGATGAAGGCTCACTGCAAAG AGGTCATCAAAGATAAAGGCTTGGAGCACATCACTGTGGAGGACTTGGTGGTGGAGATCACTCCTAAAGGAAGAG cCTTGGTGCCAGACAGCGTCAAGAAAGAGCTTCTTCAAAGAATAAGAGCCTTTTTAGCTCAGCATGCCACATAA